One part of the Gossypium raimondii isolate GPD5lz chromosome 1, ASM2569854v1, whole genome shotgun sequence genome encodes these proteins:
- the LOC105786764 gene encoding mitogen-activated protein kinase kinase kinase 18, with translation MEWIRGPAIGRGSTATVSLATAVPSGELFAVKSTELCHSMFLQRENYVLSKLSCPHIVKYIGYDITNETNNKPTYNLCMEYVTGGTLSEEIKRVGGRLGEERVRLYTQQILQGLSYLHVNGVAHCDIKSQNILIGKEGAKIADLGCAKLMGKDGENQVFDTSAISGTPAFMAPEVARGEEQGFEADIWALGCTIIEMSTGNSPWPELNDPVSALYKIGFSDEVPEIPSWFSEKGKDFLGKCLKRDLKERWTAKELLQHPFLEESDTLLKEVKESTMDSPNTVLDQGFWDSFNVVESPKNLIPKEISMNSPTDRIKKLLQSILSPPSSNASNWTFSEDWMTVRSDNITEDDFSSPTVSFMESFEEQLETETPILDEDFFSANSAENTIYFSSILAFNSVTDDYFVSDNLNFETVNEISCSIIPMIQPHLFHIRIKSSL, from the coding sequence ATGGAGTGGATCAGAGGGCCTGCCATAGGCAGAGGATCCACCGCCACCGTGTCTCTAGCCACAGCAGTCCCTTCCGGCGAGCTTTTTGCCGTTAAGTCAACCGAGTTATGTCACTCTATGTTCTTGCAGAGAGAGAATTATGTCTTGTCAAAATTAAGCTGTCCTCACATTGTTAAGTACATAGGGTACGATATTACGAATGAAACGAACAACAAGCCGACGTACAATCTTTGCATGGAGTACGTCACCGGCGGTACGCTTTCCGAGGAAATAAAAAGAGTTGGAGGAAGATTGGGTGAAGAGAGAGTTAGGTTGTATACGCAACAGATTTTACAAGGTTTGAGTTATCTTCACGTTAATGGGGTGGCACATTGTGATATCAAGAGCCAAAACATTTTGATCGGTAAAGAAGGTGCGAAGATTGCTGATCTGGGGTGTGCTAAATTAATGGGAAAAGATggagaaaatcaagtttttGACACGTCAGCAATTTCCGGTACACCAGCTTTCATGGCACCGGAGGTGGCACGTGGGGAGGAGCAGGGTTTTGAGGCTGATATATGGGCGCTTGGATGTACGATTATAGAGATGAGCACTGGGAATTCGCCATGGCCGGAGCTGAATGATCCAGTGTCGGCTCTGTATAAGATTGGATTTTCAGACGAGGTACCTGAGATTCCAAGTTGGTTTTCTGAGAAAGGAAAGGATTTTCTGGGAAAATGTTTGAAGAGGGATTTGAAAGAGAGATGGACAGCTAAAGAATTGCTTCAACATCCATTTTTGGAAGAATCAGATACCCTTTTGAAGGAAGTAAAAGAATCCACCATGGATTCTCCAAATACTGTGCTGGATCAAGGTTTCTGGGATTCATTTAATGTGGTGGAAAGTCCTAAGAATTTGATTCCTAAAGAGATTTCCATGAATTCCCCCACTGATAGGATCAAGAAATTGCTTCAATCAATTCTGTCACCACCTTCTTCCAATGCTTCCAATTGGACATTCAGTGAAGATTGGATGACAGTAAGAAGCGATAATATCACAGAAGACGACTTTTCATCTCCAACTGTGTCATTCATGGAGTCATTTGAAGAACAACTTGAAACTGAAACCCCAATCTTAGATGAGGATTTCTTCTCAGCCAATTCTGCAGAAAACACTATTTATTTCAGCAGTATTTTGGCATTTAACAGTGTAACAGATGATTATTTTGTATCAGACAATCTCAATTTCGAGACAGTTAATGAAATTTCTTGTTCTATTATTCCAATGATCCAACCCCATCTTTTTCATATTCGAATCAAATCCTCATTGTAG
- the LOC105780938 gene encoding aspartic proteinase, with protein MGTIVQTTVVTVFLCLLFPIVFSTSNDGLFRIGLKKRKFDRNNLLAAQLDSKEGEALRGSFRKYLHGNLQESKDIDIVALKNYMDAQYFGEIGIGTPPQNFTVIFDTGSSNLWVPSSKCYFSIACYFHSRYKSSHSSTYNANGKPADIKYGTGQISGFFSEDHVTVGDLVVKNQEFIEATSEPSLTFLLAKFDGILGLGFQEISVGNAVPVWYNMVNQGLVKEPVFSFWLSRNSEDNLGGELVFGGMDPKHFKGNHTYVPVTRKGYWQFDMGDFLIGNETTGFCAGGCSAIADSGTSLLAGPTGIITQINHAIGASGVVSQECKAVVSEYGEKILDMLLAKDEPKKICSQIGLCLFDGTQGVSMEIESIVNENAGKASGSLRDAMCSTCEMAVIWMQNQLKQNQTQDHIIDYVNELCDRLPSPMGESSIDCKSLSSMPSVSFTIAGKLFELRPEQYVMKVGEGDGAQCISGFTALDVPPPRGPLWILGDVFMGQFHTVFDYGNMQIGFAEAA; from the exons ATGGGGACGATAGTTCAAACTACCGTTGTCACTGTTTTTCTTTGTCTTCTGTTTCCTATTGTCTTTTCCACATCCAATGACGGATTGTTCAGAATTGGACTGAAGAAGAGAAAGTTTGATCGCAACAATCTGTTAGCTGCCCAACTTGATTCCAAGGAGGGAGAAGCGTTGAGAGGTTCTTTTAGAAAGTATCTTCATGGCAACTTACAGGAGTCAAAGGATATTGATATAGTGGCACTAAAGAACTACATGGATGCTCAGTACTTTGGTGAAATTGGTATTGGCACGCCTCCACAGAACTTCACTGTAATTTTTGACACTGGGAGTTCTAATTTGTGGGTGCCTTCATCTAAGTGTTATTTCTCA ATAGCTTGCTATTTCCATTCAAGATATAAATCAAGCCACTCAAGTACCTACAATGCTAATG GTAAACCTGCGGATATTAAATATGGTACTGGACAAATTTCTGGATTCTTTAGCGAGGACCACGTAACAGTTGGTGATCTTGTAGTTAAAAATCAG GAATTTATTGAGGCAACAAGTGAGCCCAGCTTAACATTCTTGCTTGCCAAATTCGATGGTATACTTGGTCTTGGATTTCAAGAGATTTCAGTAGGAAATGCTGTGCCTGTGTG GTACAATATGGTCAACCAAGGTCTTGTTAAGGAACCGGTTTTTTCATTTTGGCTTAGCCGCAACTCCGAAGATAATCTTGGTGGGGAATTGGTATTTGGCGGGATGGATCCTAAACATTTCAAGGGGAATCACACTTATGTTCCTGTAACACGGAAAGGATACTGGCAG TTTGATATGGGTGATTTCCTGATTGGTAACGAAACAACAG GATTTTGTGCCGGTGGCTGCAGTGCTATTGCTGATTCAGGGACTTCTTTGTTGGCTGGTCCTACG GGTATTATTACTCAAATCAATCATGCTATTGGAGCATCTGGGGTTGTAAGTCAAGAATGCAAGGCTGTAGTTTCTGAATACGGAGAGAAGATACTTGATATGCTATTAGCGAAG GATGAACCAAAGAAAATCTGCTCACAAATTGGTCTATGCTTATTTGATGGAACTCAAGGTGTAAG TATGGAGATTGAAAGCATTGTGAACGAGAATGCTGGAAAAGCCTCTGGCAGTTTACGCGATGCTATGTGTTCTACCTGTGAGATGGCAGTTATATGGATGCAAAACCAGCTTAAGCAGAACCAGACACAGGACCATATAATTGACTATGTCAATGAG CTCTGTGATCGGCTGCCTAGTCCAATGGGAGAATCAAGTATTGACTGTAAAAGTCTATCTTCTATGCCCAGCGTCTCTTTCACAATTGCTGGAAAGTTATTTGAGCTCCGTCCTGAGCAG TATGTCATGAAAGTGGGCGAGGGAGATGGGGCTCAATGCATTAGTGGATTCACTGCTCTGGATGTACCACCTCCTCGCGGACCTCTCTG GATCCTGGGTGATGTATTTATGGGCCAGTTCCATACAGTATTTGACTATGGGAACATGCAAATTGGATTTGCTGAGGCTGCATAA
- the LOC105787202 gene encoding uncharacterized protein LOC105787202: protein MYLLSMLVLAETVLVLGLIFSSPLRELVMRILDIITVGKATLILKTVAATLLLVFTSMLYDVIEIKKCWSEGAVPNPADEILMAKQVLKASMWFALFLALATYGLHYCIKGLEGSRRLEAAEDNKQLMLEPPKNNATSSK from the exons ATGTACCTCTTGTCTATGCTTGTTTTAGCTGAAACGGTCCTTGTATTAGGGCTTATCTTCAGTTCTCCTCTAAGGGAACTGGTGATGAGGATATTAGACATAATAACAGTAGGGAAAGCCACTCTGATTTTAAAGACTGTTGCAGCAACTTTGCTTCTTGTTTTCACCTCAATGTTATACGATGTGATAGAGATCAAAAAATGTTGGTCGGAAGGCGCTGTTCCTAATCCTGCCGATGAGATTCTAATGGCGAAACAAGTTTTGAAAGCATCCATGT GGTTTGCTTTATTCCTTGCGTTGGCTACATATGGATTGCACTACTGTATCAAAGGGCTAGAAGGATCGAGGAGATTGGAGGCTGCTGAAGATAATAAACAATTGATGTTAGAACCCCCAAAGAATAATGCAACATCTTCAAAATGA